In Granulicella mallensis MP5ACTX8, the sequence GAGAGCACCCGCGATCCATCGCACCCGTTCGCCTTCGTTCCCTTCCCGGCGCTGTAGCCACGCAAAGAGGGGCAGCAGCACCAGCAGAAATGGCGCCATCAGGTAACGCTCCTGCAGGTCGATAGGAAAGTAAATCCCCAGCATCAGCAGTCCCCACACAACTGCTGGACCACCCACCAGCGAGGCGCGCCGCCGCGGCCAGATTGCACCGAAGGCCAGCATCACGCCCAGCAGAACGAAGGCTTCGGGCCGGCCCAGCAGATACCGCACGAATAATTCCGTGCAGCGAATCAACCGCTCTACATGCCCTTTGAGCCAGAAGTGCGGCGTCAGGCCAACGGTCCAGTACGCCGGATCGAACCACAGAGGAAACGTCCCCACCGGATGAGCCGCGAAGCTGAAGACCGGAGGCTGCGTCGCGATGACGGCTTCCGGATGCGTAAAGGTCCCCACGGCGTGGCCAAGATCGTGTAGGTACCACTCGTGCCAGCGCGGGGTCTGGTCGATGAAGTAGCAGTAGTTCAGCCGCGCGGAGTCGCCAGTCGAAAGGTGTCCCAACTGCCGCGAGATCGCCAGCACGTAGGGCCCAGCAATCACCGCAAACACAATCCCAGTGACGATAGCGCCGGTAACAATCTTGGTCCGCTCACTTCCCTTGCGCGTGAGTCCAAAGACCAACACCGCCAACACCAGAAACATAGAAGGCAGGAAGGCAAAAGATTTAACCAGGTAGGCGCAGCCCAGCGTGGCTCCCAGCACCGGCCACGCCCAGAAACCCGAGCCGGACTGCAACCGAAGTCCCAGCCCCATCGCCAACAGCAGCAACACCATCAACAAGGTGTCGGAGCGTACGGTGGCCAGCGGCAATTCACGGCCGGCGCTCAGGGTCAGAAACGTCAGGCCCAGCAGATGCAAAGCCCAGTCCGGAACCGCTGCACCGGGCTCCCCCGGCCCACGTTGTGCACGGAGCCGCACCAGGCCGGTCGTCAGAAAGAGACACGCTAATATCCCCAGCCCGAAGATCGCTACATTCGTATAGCGAACCATCGCCATCTCGGTCCAGCGCGTGGGGTGGACGACCATCCGCACCGCAGCAAGCACCGCCGGATAACCGGGATTCCAGTAGCCATTGATCGCGAGCCCCGCATGGCCATCGGTCAGGGCCTGCGAGATATCCAGGAAGGCCGTGCCATCGCCGTCCATCATGTAGACGTCGTAACGGGCGTACCCGAAGGCGATCACCAACATGAGAAACGCATACAAAACGAGCAGCCGGCGACTGCGTGAACTGGTCATGAAACTCCCCTGTGCGTGATGGCACAAGTATAGGGTAGCGGCTGTCGTTTAATTTTCGACGCTCTGCGCCTCGTTCAGCTCAGCAGGCGTAATGTCACCAAGCCGTGAACAGGTTTGCGAAGGAGAGCCATTAATCATTTACCTCCGCCCTTTTCTGCGCGATCAGCCGATTAATGAGGGAGATTCGATGTTCAATCTTCGAGGGTGAATCAAGGCACTCCAGGCGTATCGCAAACAAGCCGCCTGCGATCACTACGCCACTAAAGACGTGATGCAATCCCGCAAACGCCCCTTCGATATTCAGTACAAGGCCCGAGCAGATTGCGATCGTCGCCAGCACCGGGAACCATCGTCTGACAGAGCGAAAGCGCTTCAGCCTGCGCTCCAGCTTTGCCCTGCTGAAGAGCAAGGTTGCCTCGACCTCATACCGAGGCGGCGACCTCCGCTCCTGAAACCACGCCAGAACCGAAGACGCTCCCCAGTAAAGCCAGCCGGACGCAATCAGCGCCGAACCGATCCGTTCCGGTTCATACGTTGACCTGATAGCCACACAACAGTTGCTGAAGAGCTGGCTGAAGCACATCAGCCAGAAGATCCATTCCCCAGCGCCTGGAATCTTGAAAGGCACCTTCGCCCCAGCCGATCCCTGCCGCCGATCCAACAGCACTCTCGTGCTCCCAATCGCCCAACTCAGCGCGGCCCAGTCTCCCTCGATGAAATCGACCTCGCGGGCCAGGCCCTCGGCCCACTCCTTGCACCCGGGCGAGGCGTAGCGCACAACCGCAGACGATACCTTCAGTGCCCATTTGCGAATGAGAGTCATTAGGCTGTCACCCCGCCGAAGGCTGGTTGCCCCACAGACTGTACCGAGGCAGCACTCACCTGCTCACGTGCGTACCGCAGGCCGTCGTTCGTCAGCTTATACATGTGGCGCGGCGGACGGCCTGTCTCCGTGGCCTCCCAGCTCGTCTCCAACATGTGGTGCTCTGCCAGCCGCATCAGGATCGGATACAGCGTCCCTGACTTCAGCCCTGTGTTGCGGCTGATGTCGTAGCCATAGCGCCACTCCTGCTCGCATTGAAGGAACTCAGCCAGCACGAGTGTGGTTTGCGATGACTTACGTAGCTTCATGGGGTTAAATCTATATATGTAGAGTTAAGGCGTCAAGTAGATCAGAACCAGATGCGAGGCACTCGCACGGACGGAGGGGCACGATTCAATCGTGCCCCTTCGTCCGTGCCTTACTTCTGAAGTT encodes:
- a CDS encoding PadR family transcriptional regulator, translating into MKLRKSSQTTLVLAEFLQCEQEWRYGYDISRNTGLKSGTLYPILMRLAEHHMLETSWEATETGRPPRHMYKLTNDGLRYAREQVSAASVQSVGQPAFGGVTA